The following proteins come from a genomic window of Gimesia chilikensis:
- a CDS encoding metal ABC transporter solute-binding protein, Zn/Mn family codes for MRKLFAFTLVLIGLVGCQSQDNSTPQTKNKESGANIQYPIPVAATVGMVADLVKNVGQEYVDVKQIMGTGVDPHMHKASRDDVVAIMNADVVFYSGLMLEGKMTDTLIKVSRNKPVYAVTELINEKTLLEPDDFNGHYDPHVWMDVSAWSQCVDAVKDALSQYDPQHADVYEKNAASYKQKLEQLHKYGLETLKSIPEDSRTLITSHDAFNYFGRAYGLDVQGVQGISTESEAGLKRINELVDLLVKKKIKAVFVESSVSKKNITALIEGSRAQGHQIEIGGELFSDAMGEPGTYEGTYLGMLDHNITIVARALGGTAPEKGMQDKLTP; via the coding sequence ATGAGAAAGCTCTTCGCTTTCACCCTGGTGTTAATCGGCCTGGTCGGCTGTCAGTCGCAGGATAATTCGACGCCCCAGACTAAAAACAAGGAATCCGGAGCCAATATCCAGTACCCGATCCCTGTCGCAGCAACCGTAGGGATGGTCGCCGATCTTGTTAAAAATGTGGGACAGGAATATGTCGACGTGAAACAGATCATGGGTACCGGCGTCGACCCCCACATGCATAAAGCAAGTCGCGATGATGTGGTGGCGATTATGAACGCAGATGTTGTCTTCTATTCCGGTCTGATGCTCGAAGGCAAAATGACCGACACCCTGATCAAGGTCTCGCGCAATAAACCGGTCTATGCGGTGACCGAACTGATCAACGAAAAAACGCTTCTGGAACCGGATGATTTTAACGGCCACTACGACCCCCATGTCTGGATGGATGTCTCTGCCTGGTCTCAATGTGTTGACGCCGTTAAAGACGCCCTCTCCCAATACGACCCGCAACACGCGGATGTCTATGAGAAGAATGCTGCTTCCTATAAACAGAAACTGGAGCAACTGCACAAGTACGGCCTGGAAACATTGAAATCAATCCCGGAAGACAGCCGCACATTGATCACCTCTCATGATGCTTTCAATTATTTCGGCCGAGCTTATGGACTCGATGTTCAAGGCGTACAGGGCATCTCCACCGAATCAGAAGCTGGTCTGAAACGGATTAACGAACTCGTCGATCTGCTGGTGAAGAAAAAAATCAAAGCGGTCTTCGTGGAAAGCAGTGTCTCTAAAAAGAATATTACCGCTCTGATTGAAGGATCCCGCGCGCAGGGGCATCAGATCGAAATCGGAGGAGAACTGTTCTCAGATGCCATGGGTGAACCGGGAACATACGAAGGAACGTATCTCGGTATGCTCGACCACAACATCACCATCGTGGCCCGGGCGCTGGGAGGCACTGCCCCGGAAAAAGGCATGCAGGACAAACTCACTCCCTGA
- a CDS encoding metal ABC transporter ATP-binding protein translates to MNQSSSTNSTENQSPITQTDLSPAEIPLSVYDLTVAYHRKPVIWDVSFDIPPGKLVGIIGPNGAGKSTLIKAIMELIPRASGRVNIFGKPYQKNRHRVGYVPQRESVDWDFPVDALDVVTMGLYSEIGWCLPVRKKHRERALDALERVGIADYARRQISQLSGGQQQRTFLARALVQDADLYLMDEPFAAVDAATEKAIVKILQEMKQAGKTALVIHHDLQTVPEYFDYVILLNMRVIDHGPTEQVFTPENLQKTYGGRLTLLEEATETMRRREQSL, encoded by the coding sequence ATGAATCAATCCAGTTCGACGAATTCAACCGAAAACCAGAGTCCGATCACGCAGACCGATTTGTCACCTGCTGAGATCCCCCTCTCCGTGTATGACCTGACGGTCGCGTATCACCGGAAACCTGTGATCTGGGATGTCAGCTTCGATATTCCGCCGGGGAAACTGGTCGGAATCATTGGTCCGAACGGAGCAGGCAAAAGTACGCTCATCAAAGCCATCATGGAACTGATTCCCAGAGCCTCGGGCCGCGTCAACATCTTCGGTAAACCATATCAGAAAAACCGGCACCGCGTGGGCTACGTGCCTCAGCGGGAAAGCGTTGACTGGGATTTTCCCGTCGATGCTCTCGATGTTGTCACGATGGGACTCTACAGCGAGATCGGCTGGTGCCTGCCTGTCCGCAAGAAACATCGCGAACGCGCACTGGATGCCCTCGAACGCGTGGGGATCGCAGACTATGCCCGGCGACAGATCAGCCAACTCTCCGGCGGACAGCAGCAGCGGACCTTCCTCGCCCGTGCGCTGGTTCAGGATGCCGATCTGTATTTGATGGACGAACCGTTCGCCGCCGTCGATGCCGCCACCGAAAAAGCCATTGTAAAAATCCTGCAGGAAATGAAACAGGCCGGCAAAACGGCCCTCGTGATTCATCACGACCTGCAGACCGTCCCCGAGTATTTTGACTACGTCATTCTGCTCAACATGCGTGTCATCGATCACGGTCCGACCGAGCAGGTCTTCACTCCGGAGAACCTGCAGAAAACTTATGGCGGCCGTCTCACTCTGCTGGAAGAAGCCACCGAAACGATGCGCCGCAGGGAGCAGTCGCTATGA